Proteins encoded by one window of Panicum virgatum strain AP13 chromosome 7N, P.virgatum_v5, whole genome shotgun sequence:
- the LOC120683060 gene encoding CLIP-associated protein-like: protein MEAALEAARAKDTKERLAGVERLHEALDAAARRGLTGAEVTALVDTCMDLTRDANFRIAQGGLQALSAAAVVAGEHFKIHLNALVPAAVERLGDGKQPVRDAARQLLITLMEVSSPTIIVERAGNYAWTHKSWRVREEFVRTVATAVGLFASTEISLQRVLLSPVLQLMNDSNQSVRDAAISCIEEMYKHMGSQFHEELQRHNLPSYMLKEINYRLDKIEPKVRSSDTAMQYKAAESRSVSANPKRGSPRTKSIPRESTLFGGDTDITEKPVEPIKVHSEKELLREFEKIAATLVPEKDWSLRIAAIQRIEALVYGGAIDYPSFLMLLKQLIPPLSTQLSDRRSSIVKQACHLLNILSKELLGDFEPCAELFIPMLFKLVVITVLVIAESADTCIKTILRNCKVARILPRIVDTAKNDRSAILRARCCEYALLVLEYWADAPEIQRSADLYEDMIKCCVADAMSEVRATARTCYRMFAKTWPERSRRLFMSFDPAIQRIINDEDGGVHKRYASPSLRDRVAQPSRAPPHASGTHVPGYGTSAIVAMDKSAAISSDSSFSSNSLRLSQSKTIGRSSERSLESVLNSSKEKVSAIESLLKGVSISGQNFSTARSTSLDLGVDPPSSRDPPVPLAAPASNVLSLQNSALLDSSLPAITAASSRNGGSRLLDTMTPQLATKERSRSPYLSSMSSESMSGLSLPYSRRSSDRLQEGGRIDESYDIRSARRIPQMHLEKNYIDMPYRDATHRDSHNSHVPNFQRPLLRKQVMSRASASGRHSFDDNHVPSGDVSGYTDSLASLNDALSEGLSPSSDWVARVSAFDFIRNLLQQGQKGIQEITQNFEKVMKLFFRHLDDPHHKVAQAAFTTLAEIIPACKKPFESYVERILPYVFSRLIDPKELVKKPCSSTLDIVGRTYAIDMLLPALVRSLDEQRSPKAKLAVLEFANKSFSKYTVDSDGYSNSGFLKLWLSKLAPLVNEKNAKLKEASISGIIAVYSHFDSTAVLNFILSLSVEDQNLLRRALKIKTPRIEVDLVNYLQSKKERPRPKSYDQADFGTSSEDGYALTSKKSYPFGRYSSSSLDAEGGKKTSSTMQESTPHNFSIGRTTSDMSMDHAVQSLEPSTGTEAHLTRSRELKNNSSSVVEAARTWTNYPEKTDASLDGETASGTPRLDFSRFLTSDGHNTVGSTTEESVQEGDMIVSLSSIKTSLHTDNGLSIPQLLHQVSNDTEVSSSEKREALQRLVDASLDNNSSIWAKYFNQILTTVLEVLDDSDSSTRELALSLITEMLNNQKDAIEDSIEIVLEKLLHVTKDVVAKISNEANQCLNVLLAKYDPFRCLAVIVPLLVSDDEKILVVCINCLTKLVGRLSQEELIDQLPTFLPALFDAFNNQSPDVRKTVVFCLVDIYIMLGKAFAPYLEGLSSTQLRLVTIYANRISQARSGKPIDSNQ from the exons atggaggcggcgctggaggcggcgcGCGCCAAGGACACCAAGGAGCGCCTGGCGGGGGTCGAGCGGCTGCACGAGGCGCTcgacgccgcggcgcgccgcgggCTCACGGGGGCCGAGGTCACCGCGCTGGTGGACACCTGCATGGATCTGACGCGGGACGCCAACTTCCGCATCGCCCAGGGCGGCCTCCAggcgctctccgccgccgccgtcgtcgccggcgagcactTCAAGATCCACCTCAACGCCCTCGTcccggccgccgtcgagcgCCTCGGGGACGGCAAGCAGCCCGTCCGCGATGCCGCGCGCCAGCTCCTCATCACGCTCATGGAG GTTTCTTCGCCAACAATAATCGTTGAAAGAGCTGGAAATTATGCATGGACACATAAAAGTTGGAGGGTGCGAGAAGAGTTTGTACGTACGGTTGCCACTGCAGTTGGGCTATTTGCATCTACAGAGATTTCCTTGCAACGAGTTTTGCTTTCACCT GTCCTGCAATTGATGAATGATTCAAACCAAAGTGTTAGAGATGCTGCAATATCTTGTATTGAG GAGATGTACAAGCATATGGGTTCACAATTTCATGAAGAGTTGCAGCGCCATAATCTGCCTTCTTACATG CTAAAAGAAATAAATTATAGGTTGGATAAAATAGAACCAAAGGTTCGATCATCTGATACTGCAATGCAATACAAGGCAGCAGAGTCTAGATCTGTTAGTGCTAATCCGAAAAGAGGCAGCCCAAGGACAAAAAGCATACCAAGGGAAAGTACGCTATTTGGAG GTGACACTGACATAACAGAAAAACCTGTGGAGCCAATAAAAGTTCATTCTGAGAAAGAATTACTTCGGGAGTTTGAGAAGATTGCAGCTACCCTTGTTCCAGAAAAGGATTGGTCTTTACGTATTGCTGCCATACAAAGGATTGAAGCCCTCGTTTATGGAG GTGCAATTGATTATCCCTCATTTCTTATGCTCTTGAAGCAACTGATTCCTCCATTGTCCACTCAGCTGTCTGATCGACGTTCTAGCATTGTAAAACAG GCATGCCATCTACTTAATATACTATCCAAAGAACTCCTTGGTGATTTTGAGCCATGTGCTGAACTATTTATCCCG ATGCTTTTTAAGCTTGTTGTCATAACAGTGCTTGTAATCGCTGAATCTGCAGACACATGTATTAAAACT ATCCTGCGGAATTGCAAAGTTGCAAGGATTCTTCCTCGCATAGTTGACACTGCAAAGAATGACCGGAGTGCAATCCTCCGTGCAAG ATGCTGTGAGTATGCACTTCTGGTACTGGAGTATTGGGCTGATGCCCCAGAGATACAACGGTCAGCTGATTTATATGAAGATATGATAAAATGCTGTGTAGCAGATGCGATGAGTGAG GTTCGCGCAACTGCAAGAACTTGCTATAGAATGTTCGCAAAGACATGGCCCGAGCGCTCACGCCGGCTTTTTATGTCATTCGATCCTGCGATACAGAGG ATAATTAATGATGAAGATGGTGGTGTGCACAAAAGGTATGCTTCTCCCTCATTGCGTGATAGGGTTGCACAGCCTTCTCGTGCTCCACCTCATGCCAGTGGTACACATGTACCTGGATATGGCACTTCAGCTATTGTTGCAATGGACAAGAGTGCAGCTATTTCTTCAGATTCATCTTTTTCATCAAACAGTCTTCGGTTATCACAGTCCAAGACAATTGGCAGAAGTTCTGAAAGAAGCCTTGAGAGTGTGCTTAACTCAAGTAAAGAAAAAGTTTCTGCCATTGAGAGTTTGCTGAAAGGTGTCAGTATATCAGGGCAAAATTTCTCCACTGCACGCTCCACAAGCTTGGATCTTG GAGTTGATCCTCCATCATCTCGTGATCCTCCTGTGCCACTTGCAGCACCAGCATCAAATGTTTTATCATTGCAGAACTCAGCATTGCTGGATTCATCCCTTCCTGCCATCACTGCTGCTAGTTCACGAAATGGAGGTTCCCGCTTATTGGATACAATGACACCACAATTGGCCACCAAAGAGCGATCAAGATCACCGTATTTGAGTAGTATGTCATCTGAGTCCATGTCTGGCTTGTCATTGCCTTACTCAAGAAGATCTTCGGATAGGCTTCAAGAAGGCGGCCGCATCGATGAGAGTTATGATATTCGTTCAGCTAGACGAATCCCTCAAATGCACTTAGAGAAAAACTATATTGATATGCCTTATAGGGATGCCACCCACAGAGATTCACATAATAGCCATGTCCCAAATTTCCAAAGACCTCTTCTGCGCAAGCAAGTAATGTCAAGGGCTTCTGCCAGTGGCAGACACAGCTTTGATGACAACCATGTACCATCTGGTGATGTGTCTGGCTATACAGATTCTCTGGCTTCTCTAAATGACGCACTTTCTGAGGGTCTCAGCCCTAGTTCCGACTGGGTAGCAAGAGTTTCAGCTTTTGATTTTATTCGGAATTTATTGCAACAAGGCCAGAAAGGAATTCAAGAAATCACCCAAAATTTTGAGAAGGTCATGAAGCTCTTCTTCCGTCATTTGGATGATCCTCATCATAAGGTTGCACAGGCAGCTTTCACTACACTTGCAGAGATTATCCCAGCTTGCAAGAAGCCATTTGAAAGTTATGTTGAGCGGATATTGCCATATGTATTTTCACGGCTTATTGATCCAAAAGAGTTGGTGAAAAAACCATGTTCCTCAACATTGGATATTGTTGGTCGGACATATGCTATTGATATGTTGCTACCTGCGCTAGTGCGCTCATTAGATGAACAGAGATCCCCGAAGGCAAAATTGGCTGTTCTTGAGTTCGCAAACAAATCATTCAGCAAGTACACTGTAGATTCTGATGGTTATAGTAACAGCGGCTTCCTCAAACTATGGCTTTCGAAATTGGCACCTTTAGTAAATGAAAAGAATGCAAAATTGAAGGAGGCATCTATTTCTGGTATCATAGCTGTTTATTCCCACTTCGATTCAACTGCAGTGCTAAATTTTATTCTCAGTTTATCAGTTGAAGATCAAAACCTCTTGAGGCGAGCCCTGAAAATCAAAACACCTCGTATTGAGGTTGATCTGGTGAACTACTTGCAGAGCAAGAAAGAACGTCCACGCCCCAAATCTTATGACCAGGCAGATTTTGGTACTTCTTCGGAAGATGGCTATGCACTCACATCCAAGAAGAGCTATCCTTTTGGGCGGTATTCTTCTAGTTCCCTTGACGCTGAAGGGGGAAAGAAGACCAGTAGTACAATGCAAGAATCTACTCCGCACAATTTCTCTATAGGTCGAACAACTTCTGATATGAGCATGGATCATGCTGTTCAAAGCTTAGAACCATCAACAGGAACTGAAGCTCATTTAACTAGGAGCAGAGAGCTGAAGAATAACAGTAGTTCAGTTGTGGAAGCTGCTCGCACTTGGACAAACTACCCTGAAAAAACTGATGCCTCCTTAGATGGTGAAACTGCTAGCGGTACTCCTCGGTTAGATTTCAGCCGGTTTCTTACTTCTGATGGGCATAATACTGTTGGCTCAACTACTGAAGAAAGTGTTCAAGAGGGAGACATGATTGTGAGTCTTAGTTCTATAAAGACCAGCCTGCACACTGACAATGGTCTAAGCATACCACAACTTCTTCATCAG GTAAGCAACGATACTGAAGTTTCAAGCTCGGAAAAGCGGGAAGCGCTGCAACGGTTGGTTGATGCTTCCCTCGATAACAACAGCTCCATTTGGGCAAAG TACTTCAATCAAATCTTAACGACTGTGCTTGAGGTATTGGATGACTCTGATTCATCCACGAGGGAGCTTGCTCTGTCCCTAATTACTGAGATGCTCAACAATCAG AAAGATGCAATTGAAGACTCTATTGAGATTGTTCTCGAGAAGCTCCTTCATGTAACCAAAGATGTTGTGGCTAAG ATTTCAAATGAGGCAAACCAATGCTTAAATGTTCTGTTGGCAAAATATGATCCTTTCAGATGTCTTGCT GTTATAGTACCTTTATTAGTCAGTGATGATGAGAAGATACTTGTTGTGTGTATCAACTGTTTGACAAAG CTTGTTGGACGCCTTTCCCAAGAGGAATTGATCGATCAATTACCTACATTTTTGCCCGCGCTGTTTGATGCTTTTAACAACCAAAGTCCAGATGTTCGAAAG ACTGTTGTGTTCTGCCTGGTGGATATCTACATCATGCTTGGGAAAGCATTCGCTCCGTACTTGGAAGGGCTTAGCAGCACGCAGCTGCGCCTAGTAACCATCTATGCTAACCGGATTTCACAGGCGAGGTCTGGCAAACCGATTGATTCTAACCAATGA